In Odocoileus virginianus isolate 20LAN1187 ecotype Illinois chromosome 23, Ovbor_1.2, whole genome shotgun sequence, one DNA window encodes the following:
- the DNAJB7 gene encoding dnaJ homolog subfamily B member 7 isoform X2: MVDYYQVLGLQRHASPEDVKKAYRKVALKWHPDKNPENKEEAERKFKELAEAYEVLSHDEKRDIYDKYGKDGLNGEGGSDFDDSSEYGFTFRKPDDVFKEIFGERDLFSFHFFEDSLEDLLNNSRSSYGSRNRGARYFFSTSSEYPVFERFYSYDTGYTPFGSLGHEGLYSFSSLAFDDSGMNNYVTVTTSGFKEGGKRKKKKHKEIQKKKSTKRNR, encoded by the exons ATGGTGGATTACTACCAAGTTCTAGGATTGCAGAGACATGCTTCACCTGAGGATGTTAAAAAGGCTTATCGAAAAGTGGCACTTAAATGGCACCCGGATAAAaatccagaaaacaaagaagaagccGAGAGAAAATTCAAAGAATTAGCTGAGGCATATGAGGTATTATCGCATGATGAAAAACGGGACATTTACGATAAATACGGCAAAGACGGATTAAATGGTGAAGGTGGAAGTGATTTCGACGATTCTTCTGAATATGGCTTCACATTCCGTAAGCCAGATGAtgtctttaaagaaatttttggTGAAAGGGacctattttcatttcatttctttgaagaCTCACTTGAAGACCTTTTAAATAATTCAAGGAGCTCCTATGGAAGCAGAAACAGAGGTGCAAGATACTTTTTCTCTACAtccagtgaatatccagttttTGAGAGATTTTATTCATATGACACAGGATATACACCATTTGGTTCACTGGGCCATGAGGgactttattcattttcttccctgGCATTTGATGATAGCGGGATGAACAACTACGTTACTGTTACAACTTCAG GATTCAAAGAAGgtggtaagagaaaaaaaaagaagcataaagaaatacagaagaagAAGTCAACTAAAAGGAATCGTTAA
- the DNAJB7 gene encoding dnaJ homolog subfamily B member 7 isoform X1 — MVDYYQVLGLQRHASPEDVKKAYRKVALKWHPDKNPENKEEAERKFKELAEAYEVLSHDEKRDIYDKYGKDGLNGEGGSDFDDSSEYGFTFRKPDDVFKEIFGERDLFSFHFFEDSLEDLLNNSRSSYGSRNRGARYFFSTSSEYPVFERFYSYDTGYTPFGSLGHEGLYSFSSLAFDDSGMNNYVTVTTSGKTVNGRNTNTKRIIEDDLERDEDNDELKSFLSNGVADEEGFAEECSWRRQSFNNYSPKSCSPKHANNDEQGITWVTNNWNPSVFSAGFKEGGKRKKKKHKEIQKKKSTKRNR; from the coding sequence ATGGTGGATTACTACCAAGTTCTAGGATTGCAGAGACATGCTTCACCTGAGGATGTTAAAAAGGCTTATCGAAAAGTGGCACTTAAATGGCACCCGGATAAAaatccagaaaacaaagaagaagccGAGAGAAAATTCAAAGAATTAGCTGAGGCATATGAGGTATTATCGCATGATGAAAAACGGGACATTTACGATAAATACGGCAAAGACGGATTAAATGGTGAAGGTGGAAGTGATTTCGACGATTCTTCTGAATATGGCTTCACATTCCGTAAGCCAGATGAtgtctttaaagaaatttttggTGAAAGGGacctattttcatttcatttctttgaagaCTCACTTGAAGACCTTTTAAATAATTCAAGGAGCTCCTATGGAAGCAGAAACAGAGGTGCAAGATACTTTTTCTCTACAtccagtgaatatccagttttTGAGAGATTTTATTCATATGACACAGGATATACACCATTTGGTTCACTGGGCCATGAGGgactttattcattttcttccctgGCATTTGATGATAGCGGGATGAACAACTACGTTACTGTTACAACTTCAGGTAAGACTGTTAATGGCAGAAATACCAATACAAAAAGAATTATTGAGGATGACCTAGAAAGAGATGAAGACAATGATGAGTTGAAGTCCTTTCTTTCAAATGGTGTGGCAGATGAAGAGGGCTTTGCTGAAGAATGCAGTTGGAGAAGACAGTCATTCAACAATTATTCACCAAAGTCCTGCAGCCCCAAACATGCAAACAATGATGAGCAGGGTATAACTTGGGTCACCAACAACTGGAATCCCTCTGTTTTCTCAGCAGGATTCAAAGAAGgtggtaagagaaaaaaaaagaagcataaagaaatacagaagaagAAGTCAACTAAAAGGAATCGTTAA